From the Vibrio metoecus genome, one window contains:
- a CDS encoding NYN domain-containing protein, with product MEKIAILVDVQNVYYTCREQYGRHFDYNQFWSQVTQNRTVVKANAYAIASKDPQQRQFHHILRGIGFEVMLKPFIQRSDGSAKGDWDVGIALDGYELAQEVDTLVLVSGDGDFEPLVTRIAQRFQVKVEVYGVPKLTAQHLIDVASQFHPIEHRLLL from the coding sequence ATGGAAAAAATTGCCATTTTGGTCGATGTACAAAACGTGTATTACACCTGCCGCGAGCAATATGGCCGGCACTTTGACTACAACCAGTTTTGGTCGCAAGTGACGCAAAATCGTACGGTAGTGAAAGCTAATGCCTATGCGATTGCCAGTAAAGATCCGCAGCAGAGGCAATTTCATCATATTTTACGAGGGATTGGCTTTGAGGTGATGCTAAAACCTTTTATCCAGCGCAGTGATGGTAGCGCGAAAGGGGATTGGGATGTCGGGATTGCCCTTGATGGCTATGAATTAGCTCAGGAGGTAGACACCTTGGTGCTCGTTTCTGGGGATGGTGATTTTGAGCCTTTGGTGACCAGAATTGCGCAACGCTTTCAGGTTAAGGTTGAAGTGTATGGCGTGCCGAAACTGACCGCACAACATTTAATCGATGTCGCCAGTCAATTTCACCCGATTGAGCATCGTCTATTACTGTAA
- a CDS encoding DASH family cryptochrome, translated as MSKKIGLYWFTNDLRVNDNPLLEQASQQVDRLICLYCYPSITPFLARYAQQTQWGEAKKRFLNQTLADLDHSLSTLGQKLWVTPLLPYQALRHLLTQVEITDIYVDAVAGSDERQAIARIHQDFSSAHIHQQALHSLLSEPQLPFALEALPSTFTQFRKQVETLSLSAPMGYPRVLPPIEQGWQLPLMDIVTEPNHSAFVGGEQAGLTHCQNYFSSMLPSRYKETRNGLDGMDYSTKFSPWLALGAVSSKTIYAMLQRYEAVHGANDSTYWIFFELLWREYFYWYARRYGAKLFRFSGIGEKKPLTSFYAQRFLHWKHGETHFPIVNACMRQLNQTGYMSNRGRQLVASCLVHELGLDWRYGAAYFETQLVDYDVGSNWGNWQYLAGVGADPRGSRQFNLEKQAHTYDPKGEFVAKWCGTDCDKLNALENLTLDSVDMVDWPIAATASHLIHHPHNKENSS; from the coding sequence TTGAGTAAAAAAATTGGCCTGTACTGGTTTACCAACGATTTACGAGTGAACGATAACCCGCTACTTGAGCAAGCCTCGCAGCAAGTGGATCGCTTGATCTGTTTGTACTGTTATCCCTCGATTACGCCATTTTTGGCGCGCTACGCCCAGCAAACACAATGGGGCGAAGCCAAAAAAAGGTTTCTCAACCAAACCTTGGCTGACTTAGATCATTCGCTCAGTACGCTAGGCCAAAAGCTTTGGGTGACGCCACTTTTGCCCTATCAGGCGCTGCGCCACCTACTGACTCAAGTCGAGATTACGGATATTTATGTGGATGCAGTGGCGGGCTCAGATGAACGCCAAGCTATCGCGCGCATTCATCAGGACTTTTCTTCTGCGCACATCCATCAGCAAGCTCTGCACAGCTTATTGAGTGAGCCGCAGTTGCCGTTTGCACTTGAGGCGCTACCGAGCACCTTTACCCAATTTCGTAAGCAAGTAGAAACGCTCTCCCTCTCTGCGCCGATGGGTTATCCGCGTGTTTTGCCACCCATTGAGCAAGGCTGGCAGTTGCCTTTGATGGACATTGTTACCGAGCCGAATCACAGCGCCTTTGTCGGTGGTGAGCAAGCAGGGCTGACGCATTGCCAAAACTATTTCTCCTCCATGCTCCCCAGTCGCTATAAAGAGACGCGCAATGGGTTAGACGGCATGGATTATTCCACTAAGTTTTCGCCTTGGCTCGCGCTCGGCGCGGTTTCGTCAAAAACCATTTATGCCATGTTGCAGCGTTATGAAGCTGTACATGGCGCGAACGATTCCACCTACTGGATTTTCTTTGAGTTACTGTGGCGTGAGTATTTTTACTGGTACGCGCGGCGCTATGGCGCAAAACTGTTTCGCTTCTCCGGGATTGGCGAGAAAAAACCGCTCACCAGTTTCTATGCGCAGCGCTTTTTACATTGGAAGCACGGAGAAACGCATTTCCCCATTGTGAATGCTTGTATGCGGCAACTGAATCAAACGGGTTACATGTCCAACCGTGGTCGACAGTTAGTCGCCAGCTGCCTAGTCCACGAACTAGGCTTAGATTGGCGCTATGGTGCCGCTTATTTTGAAACCCAGTTAGTGGATTACGATGTCGGATCCAACTGGGGCAACTGGCAGTATTTGGCGGGAGTCGGAGCCGACCCACGCGGCTCGCGGCAATTCAACCTCGAAAAACAGGCGCACACTTACGATCCAAAGGGCGAGTTCGTTGCCAAATGGTGCGGAACGGATTGTGACAAGCTAAATGCTCTCGAAAATTTGACGCTCGACAGTGTCGATATGGTTGACTGGCCAATCGCCGCCACCGCGTCTCATCTTATCCATCATCCTCATAATAAGGAAAACTCATCATGA
- a CDS encoding thiol-disulfide oxidoreductase DCC family protein: protein MNKPDLVIFFDGQCPLCCNEMRALKTADHQARILLVDVHDTGTMSCYPSIDKQRVLSILHGIDQQGQLLYGLDVTVLAWRLVNRHRWLFITRLTILKGISDRMYLLFAKHRMRLSRWFGQTQCQEGGCQKK, encoded by the coding sequence ATGAATAAGCCAGATCTGGTGATCTTTTTTGATGGACAATGTCCGCTCTGTTGTAACGAGATGCGCGCATTAAAAACGGCGGATCACCAAGCGCGAATTTTGCTGGTGGATGTGCATGATACGGGTACGATGTCCTGCTACCCATCGATCGATAAACAACGTGTATTGTCTATCTTGCACGGTATCGATCAGCAAGGACAACTTTTATATGGCTTAGACGTGACAGTGCTTGCATGGCGTTTGGTCAACCGACATCGCTGGCTTTTCATTACTCGTCTGACGATTTTAAAGGGGATCAGTGATCGAATGTATCTCCTGTTTGCCAAACACAGAATGCGCCTCTCGCGCTGGTTTGGCCAAACCCAATGCCAAGAGGGGGGTTGTCAAAAGAAATAG
- a CDS encoding VF530 family DNA-binding protein, whose protein sequence is MNQQVNNPLHGLSLEKIVTRLVEHYGWSGLHQRININCFANDPSIKSSLKFLRKTQWARDKVEALYLSTFS, encoded by the coding sequence ATGAACCAACAAGTTAATAACCCGCTGCACGGCCTAAGCCTAGAAAAAATCGTCACTCGCTTGGTGGAGCATTATGGCTGGAGTGGGTTACATCAGCGTATCAACATTAACTGCTTTGCAAATGACCCATCGATTAAATCATCGCTCAAGTTTTTGCGTAAAACTCAATGGGCGCGCGATAAGGTTGAGGCGCTGTATCTATCCACCTTTAGCTAA
- a CDS encoding DUF2986 domain-containing protein produces MNRKKKINQTLQKRLKKQHAKLHPSNKPRYISKADRAKLAAEQEANPELGTRDSNPTEPSLSNSALQ; encoded by the coding sequence ATGAACCGTAAAAAGAAAATTAATCAGACATTACAAAAACGCCTTAAAAAGCAACATGCGAAATTGCACCCGAGCAATAAGCCTCGTTATATTTCTAAAGCGGATCGGGCTAAACTCGCGGCAGAACAAGAAGCGAATCCCGAGCTTGGAACCCGCGATTCAAACCCTACGGAGCCCTCGCTGAGCAATAGCGCATTACAGTAA
- a CDS encoding SDR family oxidoreductase has translation MNIVIIGGSGGIGLAMVQEALNWFSKANVHATYHSTMPTWQHPRLTWHALDATQEAQVQALSEQFSRVDWLINCVGVLHTASKGPEKNLNALDADFFLYNLTHNALPSLLLAKHFTAKLKQSEAAKFATLSAKVGSISDNQLGGWYSYRASKAALNMLLKTLAIEWQRSLKKGVVLALHPGTTDTKLSAPFHSNVAPEKLFSPARVAHDLISLIAAATPEQSGGFYAYDAQALPW, from the coding sequence ATGAATATCGTGATCATCGGTGGCAGCGGCGGTATTGGTTTGGCGATGGTGCAAGAAGCGCTGAACTGGTTTAGTAAGGCCAACGTGCATGCAACTTACCATAGTACTATGCCGACGTGGCAGCACCCGCGGCTGACTTGGCACGCACTCGATGCCACCCAAGAAGCGCAGGTACAAGCCCTGAGTGAGCAATTTAGCCGAGTCGATTGGCTTATCAACTGTGTCGGCGTACTGCATACGGCAAGTAAAGGACCAGAAAAGAACCTCAATGCCTTAGATGCGGATTTTTTCCTCTACAACCTGACCCACAATGCCTTGCCTAGCCTACTGCTTGCCAAGCATTTCACCGCCAAACTGAAGCAGAGTGAGGCGGCCAAGTTTGCCACGCTTTCCGCCAAGGTCGGCAGTATTAGTGATAACCAACTCGGCGGTTGGTACAGCTATCGAGCATCGAAAGCGGCGCTCAATATGCTGCTGAAAACGTTAGCGATTGAATGGCAACGCTCACTGAAAAAAGGCGTGGTGTTGGCACTGCATCCCGGCACGACCGACACCAAACTCTCTGCGCCGTTTCACAGCAATGTCGCCCCAGAGAAACTGTTCAGCCCCGCCCGTGTTGCGCACGATTTGATTAGTTTGATTGCAGCGGCAACGCCTGAACAAAGCGGCGGATTTTATGCCTACGATGCTCAGGCGCTGCCTTGGTAA